GACGGATATCAAGGCCCTTCAGGACCGGGCGAACCAGGCCGCCGCGGAGGGCACCCCCGCGGAAGCGCGACGCTGGAAGGAGCTGGCGAAGAAGGCGGAGCTGCTCCAGGCGCAGGTGGCGGAGCGCGGACGGACGGGCGCCGACCTGTTCCAGAGCCAGCAGATCGGGCTCGATTGCCTGGATCGCCACGCCGAGGAGCGCGAGGCGCTGCGTGCCTCCCTGGAGATCGCGGTCGCCGATCCGGCCGCCTACGCCGAATCTCTCCGGCTGGCCCGAGAACCGCGCGGGGCGATGCTGCGCGCCGCCCTCACCGCCCTCCTGGCGCAGAGCCGGGTCCTGTCCCTTCGATGGAAGCAGGACCGGTCCCACGCGGCGGCGGAGGCCGCCGGGCTTCGCGCCGACCTGACGGCGCTGAAGCGGCGACACACCGCCGCGCTCGAGAGTGAGGAGGCCCGCACGCTGGCCGACCCGGCGCTCCGCGCCGCCGAGGCCTTGGTCGCGGCGGGCGCCGCCTGGGAGCGGGAGCGCGTGGCGGGGGCGCGCGGCGCCGCCGTGCGCGAGGACGCCGAGCGGCACGCCGCCCTCAGGGAGCGGGACGAGGCGGGGCGACTGGCTCGGGACTACTGGGCCACGGCCGAGCGGCTGCTCGCCCGTGGTACGGCGAGCGAGGCGTCTACGCCGGGAACAGCCTGGCCAGGAGCTGCCGGAACTCCTTGAGCTTGAACGGCTTCGTCACCACCGGCACCTTGCTGTCCGACAGGAAGCGGCCGTAGCCCGGCGCCTCGTCCTCCCCGGTGATGAAGATGAAGTGCGGCACCGCGTCCGGCCGGCGCTTGCGAATCTCCTCGTAGAGCTTGGGCCCGTCCACCTGCGGCATCTGCAGATCGCTCACCACCAGATCGTAGGTCTGCTGGTCGAGGAGCTTCAGCGCGGCCATTCCGTCCTCGGCCGGATCCACGGTGTGACCGTCCGCGGAGAGCGCCTCCGCCATCAGCTCGCGCATGTGCTCCTGATCGTCCGCGACGAGGACCCTCAGCGTCTTCATGCCCCAAGTCTAGCAGATGCGATTTTTATCGAAGTCCGGGCCCGCATCCATTCCGAGACCGCGAACCGTATCGTTTCCAGCACGTTGACCGACGGCCGGCCCGTTACCACACTGGGGCCGTGCTCGCGAGGGTCCGCTCGGCTACCTTGACCGGCGTCGACGCGGCCACCGTCTTCGTCGAGGTGGACGTGGCGTCCGGACTGCCCTCGTTCACCACGGTCGGGTTGCCCGACTCGACGGTCCGCGAGAGCCGCGATCGCGTTCGCGCGGCGATTCGCAATGCCGGATTCGAGTTTCCCATCGACCGCATCACCGTGAATCTCGCCCCGGCCGACCTGCGCAAGGAGGGGGCCGCATTCGACCTGCCGATGGCGGTGGGGATCCTGTGCGCCATCGGACTGGTGAAGCCCGGGCGACTGGAGCGTGCACTCCTAGTGGGCGAGCTGTCGCTCGATGCCAGCGTGCGCGCCGTTCGCGGGGTGCTGCCGATCGCGCTCCACGCCCGTCGGCACGGATTTGGCCCGCTGCTCGTGCCCGCGGCCAACGCCGCCGAGGCCGGGGTGGTGCCGGCGGTCACCGCCATCCCGATCGCGACGCTGCACGACGCGGTCGAGTACCTGAACGGCGAGCGGGAAATCGGGCCGGTGCGATCACATTGCCTCGCGGGCAGGTCGACGTCGGACGGGGACGGCCTCGATTTCTCGGACGTGCGGGGCCACGAGCACGCCAAGCGCGGTCTCGAGATCGCCGCCGCGGGCGGGCACAACGTGCTGATGATCGGGCCTCCCGGAACCGGCAAGACGATGCTGGCCCGGCGCGTGGCCTCGATCCTGCCTCCGCTGTCGCTCGAGGAGGCGATCGAGGCGTCGACGGTGTGGAGCGTCGCGGGACTGCTACCGGCCGAGCGCGGCCTCCTGTCGGTCCGCCCGTTCCGTAGCCCGCATCACACCGCGTCCGAGGCCGGGCTGATCGGCGGCGGCGGACTGCCGCATCCCGGGGAGATCAGCCTGGCCCACCACGGCGTGCTGTTCCTGGACGAGCTGCCGGAGTTCTCCCAGCGGGTGCTGGAGGCGCTGCGTCAACCGTTGGAGGACGCCCGGGTGGTCGTCTCCCGCTCGGCCGGCACCGCGAGCTTTCCCGCCCGCTTCCAGCTGGTCGCCGCCGCCAATCCATGCCGCCGGGGGTGCGCCTCGTTGCCGACCTGCGCTTGCTCGCCGCCCGAGCGGGCACGCTACCTCGGACGCCTTTCGCGTCCTCTCCTGGACCGGATCGATCTCCATCTGGAGATCCCGTCGCTGCCGCACGCCGAGCTGATCGACAGCGCCGCGGGCGAGCCGTCCGCGGCCATCCGGGCGCGCGTCCTCGCCGCGCGAGCCCGTCAAGCGGCGCGGTTTGCCGGAACCTCGACCCACGCCAATGCGCGGATGTCGGGCCGGCAGACCCGGCGCTTCTGTCCGCTTCCGCCGGACGCCTCGCGCCTGCTCGGCATGGCGGTCACGAAGCTCGGATTCTCGGCGCGCGCCCACGATCGACTGCTGCGCGTCGCCCGCACCATCGCGGATCTGGCCGGCGCCGACACCATCTCGGCCGAGCACGTCTCCGAGGCCATTCAGTACCGCACGCTCGACCGCGCCCGGTGACCGGCTCCTTAGGCGTCCGCCAGCGCACGGGCGGACGGGTGCAGACACGGCGCCCATCCGGCCGACAACACCTCGGTGATGGACGGTGGAGTGATCACATCGACGGCTCCGGTGGGGCACGCGCGACGGCCGGTGTATCCGCCGTGCGACCAGGCCAGGATCGCGCCACCCAGCACGAGCCAGGCGGCGCCCTCGAGCGCCACCATGACTCCGTCGGGAAGCGTCCGGCACGGCGCGGACCACGAAGCGCCGGCGGTGCGCTCCTGGTGCAGCCGATGGTCGAGCCGCGAGAGCGAGCCGGCGTCGCCGGGATGGACCTCGAGCCAAGCGGCCCGAAACGCCTCCAGGTCCGCGCGGCGGCACTCCCGACACGGGCGATGGCCGGCGGCGAGTGCGGTGGCCTCGTCGAGAAAGAACAGCTCCGTGTAGCGTCCGGGCGCCATGAGCGGACGCCGGCGCCGGCCGCGGAACTCGAGCCGGCAGACCAGCCACCGCTCGCCTCGCCAGCGTCGCACGAGACGGCCCTGCCCGTCGACCAGACATCCCCGGTTGCCCATGAACATCCCGCGCGCCGGACTGGCCTCCACCACGCCGAACGGGGTCACGCGGTTGGGAAGCGGCACGGTGACGGACGCTAGACCCGCTGCAGGAAGGTGCGATCCTCCACGAGGATGCAGCCGCTCTCCTGGACGCGCCGCACACTCTCGACGTTGTCCCCGTCCTTCGCGAGCCGCTCGCGGTACTGCTCGTACGCCGCCAGATCCGGAAAGTCGATCAGCGCGAGGGCGATATTGGTCGGGCCCGCGAAGAGCGTCGGCATCCAGTAGCCCACCAGCTCGCCGCCGCAGCGTGGAATGACGATGCCGAGCGCGCGCGCGTAGCGCTCGAAGTCCCCTCGCTTGCGCGGGTCGATCGTGTACCGAATGCTGAGCGTGATCATCGCGTGGTCTCCTCCCATCGCACGTTGAACACGGTGCGGAGCTGGGTCCGCCCGCGTGACGTCACCATGACGGCTCGGGTGCCGCGAAGGCGTCGGATCCAGCCGCGGTCGAGCGCCAGATCGGCCAGCGCCGTCCCGACCAGGCCGGCGATGTGAGGTCGGCGCTCCGTCCAGTCGATACAGCGGCGCGCCGGAGCCGGTGACCGCCGGGCCGGCACCACGATCCCGAGCCCTCGCAGCGAGCGGACGCCGGTCGGCGTGAGCCGATAGTCCCGGCCGTCCGCCTCGAGCCAGCCGCCCGCGGTCACCGCGTCGGCGAGCGCCACCCCCAGACGACCGGCCAGGTGGCTATAGCAGGTGCGTGCCTGCCTCAGTCGCCACGAGGCGATGTCCGTCACCGCGGGCGACGTCGTCCGGGCCGATCCCGGGGCGACCACGGCCAGGGCCTCGACCGCGTGCCCGACGTCCGCGCTGGCCAGACGGTAGTAGCGCCAGCGTCCCTGCTGCTCGACACGGAGGATGCGGCCGGCGATCAGCTTGGCCAGATGGTTGCTCGCGGTCTGGGCGGAGACGCCGGCCCGGGCGGCGAGCTCGCCGGCCGGCCGCGCCTCCCCGCCGGCCAGAGCCATGCACATCGCCGCGCGTGATGAGTCGGCCAGTAGACCGGCGACGAAGGCGATGTCCGGTTCGCTCATGATCTGGAGCTTAGCGCAGTCGCACGCGGCATGTTTCACGCCGCATCGAACCCAAATGTCGAGCGCGCGCGCCTTGGAGGCGGAGGCCCGCGGACTTGCCAACGCCGGCGGATGTTGAGACGATGACGGCGGTTTTCGAATCTCACCCTCCGGAGGTCCCGATGAGCCAGCCCGGCAGCCCCACCCATCCCATGGCGATCGCCCGCGAGCACGCCGCGATCGTCATGATCGACGTGCAGGAGCGGCTGTTCCCGGCCATGGACGCCGATCATCGCGAGGAGGTGATGCGGAACCTGAAGGTCCTGGCCGCGGCGGCCCGGCGGCTGAGCGTTCCGATGCTGGTCACCGAGCAGTACCCGAAAGGGCTCGGGCATACGTTGCAGGAATTGAAGGAAACGTTGCCCACGGGCCTGGAGCCCATCGAGAAGGTGGCTTTCTCCTGCTGGGGAGTGGACACCTTCCGCAACCGGCTCTCGGCGACCGGTGCCCGGCAGGTGATCCTCGGCGGCATCGAGGCGCACGTGTGCGTGCTGATGTCGGCCCTCGATCTCCTCGCTGCCGGCTACGGGGTGCAGGTCGTCGCGGACGCGGTGACCTCGCGGACCCAGGCCAACTGGCGCCTGGCCATGGCCTATCTTCGGCAGGCGGGAGCGGTGGTCACCACCGCCGAGACCGCGCTCTTCCAGCTGCTGCGCCAGGCCGATTCCGACGACTTCCGGGAGCTGGCGCGGCTCATTCGGTGATGCACCGGTACTTCGACGTCCGTTCCACCGTCCTGCTCGTGGTCGGCTACGGCATCCTTCCGGAAGAGGAGGATCGGCCCGTCGCCTACGAGCTGAAGGATTCGATCAATTCACGCAGCGCGGGAGTCGAGAACCGGAGCGCGGTGGTGGTGACGGACATGTGGATGCTGAACCAGGAGATGGCGGACATGTTCCCGGCCATCGCCATCGGCGGTCCCGCGGTCAATGCCTTCGCCGCCCAGATCTACGAGGATCTGCCGCTGGCCTTCACCCGAGATCAACAGGTCTTCATCCAGATGGACCAGGACTCGGGCAAGCGAGCCGCACTGTGGGGAATGGACCAGCGGGGCACGCGCGAGGCCGCCCTGGTATTCGTCAAGGACGGCCTGCTCGACCGCTTCCTCGAGCTGGTCTGGCGCGTTCCCGGCTAGCCTAGCGGCTGGCGTCACCGCCTCCCCAGCGACGCTCGTGATAGACGAGCCGCTGCGGCTCGGTGAGCAGATCTCGCGTCTTCAGGTGGTAGCGCAGGTGCACCAGCCGTACCGCGCTACGAAGCCGCTCCACCTCCGCGACGAGCGGGGCGAGATCGGCCTCGGCGGCCCGACCCCCGTCGAACAGCATGTCCAGCCGTCGCTCGGCGGCCAGGAGAGCCGCGGACCGGGGACGCGATTCCGCGAACATCGCGCCCTCCAGCGCCCGCAGCTGCGCGGTCTGCGTGGCGGTGAGACCGAGGGCGTCCCCGAGCTCGAGCACGTGCAGTGGGCCGGGGTAGCCACGACGATCGGCGGTGAAGGCCATCCCGAAGCCCCGACCATCGGCGACCACTCGATCGAAGCTCTCGATGCAGCGCTGGGCTTCCTCGTGCCCCGAGACGCCCGGCGGGCCCTGGTGACCCGCGTGCGGCGCGTGCTGGGCCGGCGCGGGGGCGGCGATGACGAGCGAGACGAACAGGATCGGTGCGGTGAGCGTGCGCATGGACTCCTCCCTGGGGCGGAGCATACGATACGCGACGGCTCGGCGGCAGGTGGTCTGGAGCTAGCGAGCGACGGTCAGCCGGCTGCCGGGGGGAAGGTTGCTGTAGGTCACCGAGCCGTTCGGCCCGCTGTAGCGATACACCGAGCGAGGGAGGGCGCCTCGGCTCGTCCAGGCTGCGCCGCCGCTGCCGTGGAGCACACGCTGAACGTACTGCTGCGTCTCCGCATACGGCGGAATCCCGCGGTGCAAGTCCACGGCCCCCTCGCCCGCGTTGTAGGCGGCGACGGCCAGGGCCACGTTGCCGGGGTACCGGTCCAGCAGATAGCGGAGGTGGCGCACGCCGCCCTCGATGTTCTCGCGCGGGTTGAAGGAATCGCGCACGCCGAGGGCCAGCGCGGTCTTCGGCATCAGCTGCATCAGCCCTCGGGCGCCGCTGCGGGATACCGCGGTCGGATTGAAGGCCGACTCCGCCCGAATCACGGATTCCACCAGCGTCGCGTCGACCCCGTGGCGTGACGAGATCTCGCGGATCTCACTGGCATATTGCCCACGGGCCGTCTCGGACATGCGCAGCCATCCGGTAGCGGTGCCGGAGCTGCCGGGGAGGCCTCGATAACGAGGGTCGGTTGGCGCGTTCGTAAGATGGACGACGCCGTCGGTCTCGACCATCCGATAGGAGTCCGCCTGTGCGCAGGAAGTGCCTACCACTGTTGCGAGAAATCCCGCCAGCGCCACCACGCCCATGGTCTGCACGGGGGCAGACGGTCCAAGAGCCGTGCCAGAGAGGACGAAAATACCGAGAGGCCGCTGGAGCTCGGCGGCCTCTCGGCTTGTGCTTTTAACGTTTCCGGCTAGTTGCGGGCCTGAAGCAGAGCTTCCCGAATCCGGTTGTCCTTCGGAATCGGCTCTTCGAGAGCCAGATTCAGCACCTGATCCAGCGTATCCACGAGGTGGAAGGTCATCCCCTCGCGAACCTGCGCCGGCACGTCCTCGATGAGGTTTTTCTCGTTCCTTTTCGGCAAGATGATCACCTTGACCCCCGCCCGTCGGGCACCGAGCACCTTCTCCTTGATGCCGCCGACCGGCAGCACACGGCCGGAGAGCGTCACCTCGCCCGTCATCGCGAGGTCCGATCTCACGGGACGCTGAGTCATCAGGGAAACCAGTGCCGTCACCATGGTGACACCGGCCGAAGGCCCGTCCTTCGGGATGGCACCCGCCGGGACGTGCACGTGGATGTCGGAGGTTTCCCAGTAGTCCGAGCGCACGCCCAGCTCGGAGGCGTGGGAGCGCGCCCAGGACAGCGCCGTCTGGGCGGATTCCTTCATGACGTCGCCCAGCTGCCCGGTAAGCGTCAGTGTCTTGCTGCCCTTCATCCGGGTCGCCTCGATGAAGAGGATCTCGCCGCCGGTCGGCGTCCACGACATGCCGACCGCAACGCCCGGGATACGAGTCCGCTCCTCCAGCTCCTCGTGCATGTACCGCGGCGAGCCGAGCAGCTCACCGACGAGGGCTTCGGTCACCTCGACCGGCTCGTGCTGCCCTTCGACGCGACGCTTGGCCACTTTCCGAGTCACCGCCGCGATCTCCCGCTCGAGGTTCCGCAGGCCCGCTTCGCGGGTGTAGCCGCGGACGAGCAGGCGCAGGGCGCCGTCCGTCCAGCGGATGTGATCACTCTCGATCAGGCCATGGTCCGCGACCTGCTTCGGAACCAGATGGCTGCGGGCAATCCGCACCTTCTCCTCTTCCGTGTAGCCGGCGAGCTCGATGATCTCCATACGATCGCGCAGCGGAGGCGGCACGGTGTCGAGCAGGTTGGCCGTCGTGATGAACAGGATCTTCGACAGGTCGAACGCCACGTCGACGTAGTGGTCCCGGAAGGCGACGTTCTGCTCGGGATCGAGCACTTCCAGCAGCGCGGAGGCCGGGTCGCCGCGGAAGTCCATGCCGAGCTTGTCGATCTCGTCCAGCATGAACACCGCGTTCTTGGACTCGGCCCGCCGCAGCCCCTGGATGATCTGGCCCGGTAGCGCCCCGATGTAGGTGCGACGATGCCCGCGGATCTCCGCCTCGTCCCGCATGCCGCCGAGCGAGATCCGGTGGAACTTGCGGCCGAGCGCCCGCGCGATCGAACGGCCGAGCGACGTCTTGCCGACACCCGGAGGGCCGACGAAACACAGGATCGGATCCTTCCCGGCCGGCCGCATGCTCTTGACGGCCAGGTACTCGAGGATCCGGTCCTTCACCTTCTCCAGGCCGGAGTGGTCTTCGTCCAGCACCCGACGCGCCTCCGCGAGGTCCAGATTGTCGGTGGTCTGCTTGTTCCACGGCAACGCCAGCAGCCAGTCCAGATACGTTCGGGCGACCGTGTACTCCGCGGCCGCCGGGGGCATCTTGCTGAGACGGTCGAGCTCCCGGAAGGCCTCCTTCTGGGCCTCCTCGGTCATTCCGGCCGCCTCGATCTTGGCCCGCAGGTCGTCCAACTCCTGCGCGCGCTCGTCCGTCTGGCCGAGCTCCTTCTGGATGGCCTTCATCTGCTCGCGCAGGTAGTACTCGCGCTGGCTCTTGCCCACCTCGGACTCGACCTGTGACTGGATCTTGGAACCGAGCGCCAGGACCTCGGCCTCCTTCGTGAGCACCGCCACGAGCCGCGCCAGGCGCGCCTTGACGTCCGTCGTCTCCAGCAGCGCCTGCTTCCCCTCGGTGTTCAAGGTAGGCAGCGTGGCCGCGATGAGATCGGCGAGCCGGTCTGGCTGGGTCACGTTCTGCACCACGGAGGCGAGCTCGTCCGGCAGCATCGGCGATAGCTCGACCACCTGACGGAACAGATTGCCCGCGTTTCGGGCCAACGCCTCGACTTCCAGATCTCCCGCCGACGTTGGTACGTCGGGCACCGCGGCGATGCGCGCCACCAGATAGGGGCGCACCTGGGCGATCTCGGTGATGCGGATCCGGTGCAAGCCCTGGACGACCAGGCGCACCGTACCGTCAGGCTGCTTCAGCACCTTGTGCACGGTGGCCAGGGTTCCGGTGCGATGGAGGTCCGCCTCCTGCGGCTCCTCGGTGCTCGCATCGCGCTGGGTGAATACGCCGATCAAGCGGTCGCCGCGGACCACGTCGTCGAGAAGGCGGACGGAGGACTCGCGTCCCGCCCCGAGCGGCAACGCGGACTGCGGGAAGAGCACGGTGTCACGCAACGGCAGGATGGGTACCTGCTCTGGAGCCGGAGCGCCAGCGCCGAGCGGGCTCGCGCTTCCCGTGGACACCTTGTCGTCTGCCATGGTCTGGTCGTCCTTTCCTTTCAGAACAGATCAACGGGCGACAGCTGACTGGCCGCGGCTCGGACGAGCGCCTCGCTTCTCCCCCGCTGAGCGTCGTCACGTGACTGCGTCATGTCGCTCCGCACGTGGTTGGTCAACTCCTCGATCTGCGCCTGCATGTCGAGCATCCGACGTCTCATCTTTAGGATGATCTCGATGCCGGCCAGATTCACCCCCAGGTCGCGGGCCAGCCGGGTGACGCGCGCGATCTCCTCGACGTCCTCGGCCGAATACATCCGGGTCTTTCCCTCGGTGCGGCTCGGCCGGATCAGCCCCTTCTTCTCGTACATGCGGAGGGTCTGCGGGTGGATCTTCACCATCTCGGCGACCACACCGATCATGTACAGAGGACGGCTCCGGTCCGTCATTCGCGCGCGCTCCCCACGTTGTCGGTCTCGGTGCGGGCGGGCAGGAGCCGAGCGAGCTCCCGGAACATCTCCTGCGTCCGCGGATCGAGACCGCGCGGGATCTGGACCCGCGTGGTGACGTACAGATCCCCAAAGCCATCTGCAGCCAGCCGGCGTACCCCCCGGCCGCGGATCCGAAAGGTCTGCCCTCCCTGCGTGCCGGGCGGGATCACGAGGTCGATGAGACCGTCCACCCCCCGGACGCGGATTCGACAGCCGAGGACTGCTTCGGCCATCGAAAGCGGGACCTCGCAATAGAGGTTGTCGCCCTTCCGCGTGTAACGCGGATCGGCGTGCACCCGGGCGATCACAACCAGGTCGCCCCGGGGACCCCCGAAGGGGCCCGAGTGCCCTTCATCGGGAATCCGGAGCTGGCTGCCCGTGTCCATACCGGGCGGCAGCACGACGTGCAAAGAAGTGCGTCCGGGCGCCACACCCCGTCCACGGCAGGCCGAGCACGGCTCGGCCACGCGGGTGCCCGCTCCGTCACACGCCGGGCACGCTTCCCTCGATGTCTCGCGCCAAATCGTACCGAGTCCGCCGCAGTGAGCACAGGGCGCCGGCTCGGCGCCGGGCTCGGCGCCACTGGCGTCGCAGGCCTCGCACGGCGACAGCCGGTCGACGGGCACGGACACCTCGACGCCGGTGACGGCCTGCTGAAACGAGAGCTCCACGGGAACATGCAGATCGTCGCCTCGCCGTCCGCCCCGAGTGGCCCCCGCGGAGGTCGCGCGGTCCCGCACAACCGGGGCGCCCTGTCGATCGTAGACGGTACGGGCGGTGGGATCGCTCAGAATGCGGTACGCGTGGACGATCTCCTCGAACACGGCGCGAGCGCCGTGATCCCAGAAGTTGACGTCCGGGGAATACCGCCGGGCGAGACGCTGATAGGCTCGACGGATCTGGATCGCCGTCGCGCCCGCCTCCACCCCGAGCACTGCATAGTAGTCACGCATGGTCACGCGCGGGGCCGCGTCGCATCACGCGACCCCGCGCTCTCCCGCCGCGGTCGCGGCTACTTCTTCTCCCCGAGATCCTCGAACTCGGCATCCACGACGTCTCCCTTCGGGGCCGCGTTGCCGTCTCCACTGCCGGACGGAGCTCCGGACTGCGAAGCTCCCGCCGCTCCCGGCTGCGCCTGGGCCTGGGCGTCGCGATACATCGCCTCGGCCAGTTTGTGCGATGCCTGAGTCACCGCCTCTTGTGCCTTCTTGATCCGATCCAGATCGTCGGTCTTGAGCGCCTCGCGAAGCTCGCCCAGGGCGGTCTCGGTCGCCTGCTTGTCCGCCGCCGGCACCTTGTCACCATGGTCGCGGAGCATCTTCTCGGTGTTGTAGACGGTCGAGTCGCCGAGATTCTTGACTTCGATGCTCTCGCGCTGCCGCGCGTCGTCGGCCGCGTGGGCCTCCGCCTCCTTCTTCATGCGCTCGATCTCGTCCTTGCTGAGGCCGGACGAGGCTGTGATCGTGATGTTCTGCTGCTTCCCGGTCGCCTTGTCTCGCGCCGACACGTTGAGGATACCGTTCGCGTCGATGTCGAACGTGACCTCGATCTGCGGCACGCCTCGCGGCGCCGATGGAATGCCGTCCAGGTGGAATCGACCGAGCGTCCGGTTGTCGCGCGCCATCGGCCGCTCGCCCTGGAGCACGTGCACCTCCACGGAAGGCTGGCTGTCCGCGGCGGTCGTGAACGTCTCGGCCTTCTTGGTCGGGATCGTCGTGTTGGCGTCGATCAGCCGGGTCATCACGCCGCCCAGCGTCTCGATACCGAGAGAGAGCGGCGTCACGTCGAGGAGCAGGAGATCCTTGACCTCGCCGGTGAGCACCGCCGCTTGCACCGCCGCGCCGACCGCCACGACCTCGTCGGGGTTGACGGTCCGGTTCGGCTCCTTGCCGAAGAGCTTCTTGACCTCCTCCTGGACCTTCGGCATCCGGGTCTGGCCGCCCACCAGGATGACCTCGTCGATGTCCCCGGGGTTCACCCCGGCCTGACGCATGGCCTCGCGGCACGGGGTCAGGCTCCGCTCGATGAGATCCGCCACCAGCGACTCGAGCTTGGCGCGGGTCAGGGTGAGGACCAGGTGCTTCGGGCCGGTCGCGTCCGCGGTGATGAACGGCAGGTTGATCTCGGTCTGAACCGTGGTGGACAACTCGCACTTCGCCTTCTCGGCGGCCTCCTTCAGCCGCTGGAGGGCCATGCGATCCTTGCGCAGATCGATGCCGTTCTCCTTCTTGAACTCCTCGGCGATCCAGTCCATGACCCGCTGGTCGAAGTCGTCACCGCCGAGGTGGGTGTCGCCGTTGGTCGCCTTCACCTCGACCACTCCCTCGCCGATCTCCAGCACCGAGATGTCGAAGGTGCCGCCGCCAAGGTCGTACACCGCGACCGTCTCGTCCTTCTTCTTGTCGAGGCCGTACGCGAGGGCGGCGGCGGTGGGCTCGTTGACGATGCGAAGCACGTCGAGGCCCGCGATCGCGCCGGCGTCCTTGGTGGCCTGGCGCTGGCTGTCGTTGAAGTAGGCGGGAACCGTGATCACCGCCTGGGTGACCTTCTCCCCCAGATAGGCCTCCGCGGCCTCCTTCAGCTTGCGGAGTACGAGCGCCGAGATCTCGGGCGGGGAATACACCTTGCCCCGGCTCTCCACGCGCGCGTCACCGTTGTCGGCCTTCAAGACCTTGTACGGCACGAGCTTGATCTCGCTCATCACCTCGTCGTACCGCCGACCCATGAAGCGCTTGATCGAGAAGATCGTGTTCTCGGGGTTGGTGATGGCCTGACGCTTCGCCACCTGCCCGACCAGCGTGTCACCCTCCTTCGTGAATGCCACCACCGAAGGAGTCAGGCGGCTTCCTTCCTGGTTGGCAACGACGGTCGGATCTCCACCCTCCACCACCGCCACCACCGAGTTCGTCGTACCGAGGTCAATGCCAATCACCTTCGCCATGTCGTGTTCTCTCCTGTCTGAATGTCTGGAACACCGTCAGGGTGCCGGCGGCTCCGACCGATTACGGCCGAACCCGCCGGCACCATCTCGTGCTGGACGTCGCTAGACGGCCTCGACCTTGATCTCCTTTGCCTTGATCTCTTCGGACTTGGGAAGCGTCACGGTCAGCACGCCGTCGCGGTACGTGGCCTTGATCTGGCTGCTCTCGACGGGCATCGGAAGCGAGAACGTTCGCACGAACTTTCCGAACCAGCGCTCCCGACGATAGTGGCTCGCGTCCTGAACGTCGTTCTCTCCCCGACGCTCACCCTGGATCGTGAGCAGATCGCCGGTCACTGAGACGTGAATGTCCTTGTCGGTGATGCCCGGCAGCTCCGCACGGACCACGACCTCGTTCTTCGTCTCATACATGTCCGCGGCCGGAGCCCACACGCGCTCGCCGACCTCGGGGGAAGCCGGCTGTCCCAGGAAATTGTCGAACAAGCGATTCATCTGGGACTGGATGTCGCTGAGCGGCAGATCGTTCGAGAACGGGCGAAATCTGATTAGAGCCATTGAAGCTCCTCCTCCTGTTCTACGGGCTTGTTATATACGGGGCACCGCCCCTAACCTGAGTCTGAATGACTTATATATGCTGAGTGTACTGGTGTCAAGCAGTTGCCGAAATACTCACCTTATTAAATAAAATCAGATAGTTATATTATGAGCCGGGAGTGAGCCTGTTTGCGGCGCTTGTTCAGGGGGAGGCCGGAGCCTCACGGAACGTGCTCACAAACCGCATCTGCAAGTCATACAGGATGCCGTCGAGAAGCTGGCTCTCCTCCGTCGTCCGGTTCCCGTTGGTCTTCTCCCGGAGCATCAGCAACATGTCGATGGCAGCCTGCGCCCGCGCCAAGTCCCGACGAGACTCATTGGTCTGGGGATCGGGCGCGAGTCCAAGGCTCACCAACGCTGAGCTCGCGAACATCATGAAGAGACCGCCGAGATCGCTGGGCCCTGGACCAGAGCCGGCAGTCTCGGCGCGGCGGCCGGTGGGCGTTCCGACGCCCACCGGCGACCCCGCCGAGGACTCCACT
Above is a genomic segment from Candidatus Methylomirabilota bacterium containing:
- a CDS encoding DUF1844 domain-containing protein; protein product: MSEEEPFKVTDRRHRVESSAGSPVGVGTPTGRRAETAGSGPGPSDLGGLFMMFASSALVSLGLAPDPQTNESRRDLARAQAAIDMLLMLREKTNGNRTTEESQLLDGILYDLQMRFVSTFREAPASP